One Armatimonadota bacterium DNA window includes the following coding sequences:
- a CDS encoding PIN domain-containing protein: protein MPTSPKRGVHKAAGAEIFVDTGGWIALVSRDDTHHGRAIAAWPDILRRFRRVVATNLVIAESYTFLRRAVGFPVAWALLERLQWTPRLALISADADLEGDARDLLRQYSDQDFSSTDAVSFAAMRRTGITQAFGFDRHFVTAGFVLVP from the coding sequence ATGCCTACCTCACCCAAGCGCGGAGTCCACAAGGCCGCAGGCGCTGAGATCTTCGTGGACACCGGCGGCTGGATCGCGCTGGTGTCCCGGGACGACACGCACCATGGCCGGGCGATTGCCGCCTGGCCGGATATCCTCCGCCGGTTCCGCCGCGTCGTGGCGACGAACCTGGTGATCGCCGAAAGCTACACGTTCCTGCGCCGCGCCGTGGGATTCCCTGTCGCCTGGGCGCTGCTGGAGCGGCTGCAGTGGACTCCCCGCTTGGCCCTGATCTCCGCCGACGCGGATCTGGAAGGGGACGCTCGGGACCTTCTGCGTCAATACAGCGACCAGGATTTCTCGTCCACGGACGCGGTGAGCTTTGCGGCGATGCGGCGGACGGGCATCACGCAGGCCTTCGGCTTCGACCGGCACTTTGTCACGGCCGGCTTCGTGCTGGTCCCCTGA
- a CDS encoding zinc ribbon domain-containing protein, which yields MPIYEYRCRQCRRRSSVLLLSYKERVDPVCPHCGSRDLARIMSRFATVRSEEARLESLADDPELADVDEKDPRSVARWMRKMGREFGDELGDDFESVAEEAAAAAESGDGAEEAPGEEGPGG from the coding sequence ATGCCGATCTACGAGTACCGATGCCGACAGTGCCGCAGGCGGAGCAGCGTGCTGCTGCTGAGCTATAAAGAGCGGGTCGACCCCGTCTGCCCCCACTGCGGGAGCCGCGACCTGGCGCGGATCATGTCCCGCTTCGCCACCGTACGTTCGGAAGAGGCCCGGCTGGAGTCGCTGGCCGACGACCCGGAGCTGGCCGACGTGGACGAGAAGGATCCGCGCAGCGTGGCCCGCTGGATGCGGAAGATGGGCCGCGAGTTCGGGGACGAACTGGGCGACGACTTCGAGAGCGTCGCCGAAGAGGCGGCCGCCGCCGCGGAGTCCGGCGACGGCGCAGAGGAGGCGCCCGGCGAGGAAGGACCGGGGGGCTAG
- a CDS encoding PIN domain-containing protein — protein sequence MYTTDTHGLLWHLQESNGRRGRTRRRLSPRVRNIFARADEGRETILIPAIVLVELVYLAERGTVPAALVDQLLADLGRPVENYRLAPLDLSVIRALREIPALQAPEMPDRIIAATARATSSRLLSRDESLRRIAGLEVVW from the coding sequence ATGTACACCACCGACACGCACGGGCTCCTGTGGCACCTGCAGGAATCCAACGGGCGGCGCGGCCGGACGCGCCGGCGGTTGAGTCCCCGCGTCCGCAACATCTTTGCCCGCGCCGACGAGGGGCGCGAAACCATCCTGATCCCCGCCATCGTCCTGGTCGAGCTCGTGTACCTGGCCGAACGCGGGACGGTCCCCGCGGCGCTGGTTGATCAGCTTCTCGCCGACCTGGGCCGACCGGTCGAAAACTACCGGCTGGCGCCCCTGGACCTGTCGGTGATCCGCGCCCTCCGGGAGATCCCGGCCCTGCAGGCGCCGGAGATGCCGGATCGGATCATTGCCGCCACCGCCCGAGCGACCTCGTCCCGTCTGTTGTCTCGCGACGAGTCCCTGCGCAGGATCGCCGGTCTGGAGGTCGTCTGGTGA
- a CDS encoding capsule assembly Wzi family protein yields MPLEHRSYRVLERMAALGLVPLRAISARPITREEARRLVEEAWLSLPRMSPEVARLVRDDLEALRREFAASPAVEARIGVGNSSSLAAHYPLGGVLFSGRLATDSPAGVPRSELYASFRLGSVEMQLGRASVFWGPSLRTGLLLSDAAGTLPLFRLTADLPRARLTKVLAWLERSGGTPAGDVAFFATRLDYDLSPAFRLGFSEAVVTPWGGPLTFYHLLQPIPVLSGVIASYDLHDALGQSRNMSVAVDFDWVPRVGVRLYGVGYIDDAPERIAERRARVGLLGGVSLADPFRNGRTSLRLEYSAVTNGTYSYALGLEHAYRGRSLGHWLGPDGDDVYLELTHRLNPATDLLVSFASSRHGEGRIGQSPPPPEAWFLSGVVEHRQTLGLQLQKRYGPSLEMKYRAELSRVANRGNRSGEEAWEGLLGVEFTYRWPAAAAPSSPASAPGRPLSVDAPATSIQLRSWSAATASRGPLAGPPSSRGYAGLTVRRPLGTFALTFDYDGAEGEAFWSAEVHYPVARFRDGAVSVFAGWGGLTSGTVAASGPRLGAAFDYRLAFGDRTTPLYVSGSLSSPLLRGIWAPREGGAPFYLWTYYAGLGWRAGRFNLEAGYRGAVAERRVGTPELTVMRWDGYYVSLQYGIR; encoded by the coding sequence GTGCCGCTGGAGCACCGGTCGTACCGGGTGCTCGAGCGGATGGCGGCGCTGGGGCTGGTGCCGCTGCGCGCGATCTCGGCGCGGCCGATCACCCGCGAGGAGGCGCGCAGGCTCGTCGAGGAGGCCTGGCTCAGCCTCCCGCGGATGTCGCCGGAGGTCGCGCGACTTGTCCGGGACGATCTGGAGGCGCTGCGGCGGGAGTTCGCCGCATCTCCGGCGGTCGAGGCGCGGATCGGCGTCGGCAACTCCTCCTCTCTGGCCGCCCACTATCCCCTGGGCGGTGTCCTCTTCAGCGGGCGGCTGGCCACGGACAGCCCGGCCGGCGTACCGAGGTCGGAACTGTATGCGTCGTTCCGGCTGGGTTCGGTCGAGATGCAGCTGGGCCGGGCTTCGGTCTTCTGGGGGCCGAGCCTTCGGACCGGCCTGCTGCTCTCGGATGCCGCCGGGACCCTTCCGCTGTTCCGGCTGACGGCGGATCTGCCGCGGGCCCGGCTGACGAAGGTCCTGGCCTGGCTGGAGCGATCCGGTGGGACGCCCGCCGGCGACGTGGCGTTCTTCGCGACGCGGCTGGATTACGACCTCAGCCCGGCATTCCGGCTGGGGTTCAGCGAAGCCGTCGTCACCCCCTGGGGCGGGCCCCTGACCTTCTACCATCTGCTGCAGCCCATCCCCGTGCTCTCAGGGGTCATCGCCTCCTACGACCTGCACGACGCCCTGGGGCAGAGCCGGAATATGTCGGTGGCGGTGGACTTCGACTGGGTGCCCCGGGTGGGCGTCCGGCTCTACGGGGTCGGCTACATCGACGACGCGCCGGAGCGCATCGCCGAGCGGCGGGCCCGGGTCGGCCTCCTGGGCGGGGTCTCCCTGGCGGACCCCTTCAGGAACGGACGGACGAGCCTGCGCCTCGAGTACTCGGCCGTCACCAACGGGACGTACAGTTACGCCCTCGGTCTGGAGCACGCCTATCGCGGACGAAGCCTGGGGCACTGGCTGGGGCCGGACGGCGACGACGTCTACCTGGAACTGACGCACAGGCTGAATCCGGCCACGGACCTGCTGGTCTCCTTCGCCTCCAGCCGGCACGGCGAAGGGCGGATCGGTCAGAGCCCGCCCCCGCCGGAGGCGTGGTTCCTCTCCGGCGTCGTCGAGCACCGTCAGACGCTCGGCCTGCAGCTGCAGAAGCGATACGGTCCGTCCCTGGAGATGAAGTACCGCGCGGAACTGTCCCGCGTGGCCAACCGCGGCAACCGCTCCGGCGAGGAGGCCTGGGAGGGGCTGCTCGGGGTGGAGTTCACGTACCGGTGGCCGGCCGCCGCGGCCCCGTCGTCGCCCGCGTCGGCGCCCGGCCGGCCGCTGTCCGTTGACGCGCCGGCGACCTCGATTCAACTGCGCAGCTGGTCGGCCGCGACGGCATCGCGGGGGCCGCTGGCCGGTCCTCCGTCCAGTAGAGGATACGCGGGCCTGACCGTTCGCCGGCCGCTCGGCACCTTTGCGCTGACGTTCGATTACGACGGGGCCGAGGGGGAGGCGTTCTGGTCGGCCGAGGTCCACTACCCGGTTGCCCGGTTCCGGGACGGCGCGGTGTCGGTCTTCGCGGGGTGGGGCGGCCTGACGAGCGGAACCGTCGCCGCCTCCGGCCCCCGGCTGGGCGCGGCGTTTGACTACCGACTGGCCTTCGGGGATCGCACAACACCGCTCTACGTCAGCGGCTCGCTGTCCTCGCCGCTGCTGCGCGGGATCTGGGCGCCGCGCGAGGGCGGGGCGCCCTTCTACCTGTGGACGTACTACGCGGGCCTGGGTTGGCGCGCCGGGCGGTTCAACCTCGAGGCGGGCTATCGGGGCGCCGTGGCCGAGCGGCGCGTGGGAACGCCCGAACTGACGGTGATGCGGTGGGACGGCTACTACGTGTCGCTGCAGTACGGGATTCGGTAG
- a CDS encoding Mrp/NBP35 family ATP-binding protein has protein sequence MFRRDAQPTPEQVREALKDVQDPELRRSIVELDMVKAVAVTDGRVRVEALLTIGGCPLRETIVESIRARVAALPGVRDVEVHLGVMSQEQRQALIAKLQGGAAAAGPGSFLGPDSPTRVIAVASGKGGVGKSTVTVNLAAALRELGSTVGILDADVYGFSIPKMLGVHGRPTLIDQMIIPLEKDGIRVISMGFLLPDEDQAVIWRGPLLHKTLTTFIGEVHWGGDLDYLLIDLPPGTGDVSITIAQTLPQAFMVLVTTPQEAAAQVARRAARMAEKVNMEVVGVVENMSFFQPAPDAPPIYVFGRGGGAQLARELGVPLLGEIPLDPAVREGGDTGRPIVLARPRSPAAAAFRAAAEKLRNAVPVPARA, from the coding sequence GTGTTCCGACGCGACGCCCAGCCCACGCCCGAGCAGGTGCGCGAGGCCCTGAAAGACGTCCAGGATCCCGAACTGCGCCGCAGCATCGTCGAGCTGGATATGGTCAAAGCGGTGGCCGTCACCGACGGCCGGGTGCGGGTGGAGGCCCTGCTGACCATCGGCGGCTGCCCCCTGCGCGAGACGATCGTCGAGTCCATTCGGGCCCGGGTGGCCGCCCTGCCCGGCGTGCGGGACGTCGAGGTGCACCTGGGCGTGATGAGCCAGGAGCAGCGCCAGGCCCTGATCGCCAAACTGCAGGGCGGGGCGGCGGCGGCGGGGCCGGGCTCGTTTCTGGGTCCCGACTCGCCGACCCGCGTCATCGCCGTGGCCAGCGGCAAGGGCGGGGTGGGGAAATCCACCGTCACCGTGAACCTGGCCGCGGCGCTGCGGGAGCTGGGGAGCACGGTGGGCATCCTCGACGCCGACGTCTACGGCTTCAGCATCCCGAAGATGCTGGGCGTGCACGGCCGGCCCACGCTGATCGACCAGATGATCATCCCCCTGGAGAAGGACGGCATCCGGGTCATCTCCATGGGCTTTTTGCTGCCCGACGAGGACCAGGCCGTCATCTGGCGCGGGCCGCTGCTGCACAAGACCCTGACCACCTTCATCGGTGAGGTGCACTGGGGCGGCGACCTGGACTACCTGCTCATCGACCTCCCGCCCGGCACCGGCGACGTCTCCATCACCATCGCCCAGACGCTGCCCCAGGCCTTCATGGTGCTGGTGACGACGCCCCAGGAGGCGGCCGCGCAGGTGGCGCGGCGGGCGGCGAGGATGGCGGAGAAGGTGAACATGGAGGTCGTGGGCGTCGTGGAGAACATGTCTTTCTTCCAGCCCGCCCCCGATGCTCCCCCGATCTATGTCTTCGGCCGCGGCGGCGGCGCACAACTCGCCCGGGAACTGGGCGTGCCGCTGCTCGGTGAGATCCCGCTGGATCCGGCCGTGCGCGAGGGCGGCGACACCGGCCGCCCCATCGTGCTGGCCCGACCCCGCTCTCCGGCGGCGGCGGCCTTCCGGGCCGCGGCCGAGAAACTGCGCAACGCCGTCCCGGTCCCCGCCCGGGCGTAG
- a CDS encoding aldehyde dehydrogenase family protein: MATVAPQVYRNYVNGKWTDARSGQTMTSINPATGETLGLVPRSGPEDVAEAVAAAKAAFEKWRKVPAPRRAEILFRAAEELVRRKEELARLMTQEMGKVLAETRGDVQEAIDMTYFIAGEGRRLHGYTTPSEMPNKAAYCIRVPVGVVGVITPWNFPMAIPSWKIVPALLCGNTVVFKPATYTPLVGIRFAQILNEAGLPPGVLNVVTGSGATVGDAIVEHPDVAIISFTGSTATGLAMAEKCARLGKRISLEMGGKNAAIVMEDADLDLATDALIWSAFGTTGQRCTACSRIIVQRGVRKELTDRLVARARALRLGDGLEPTTDVGPVVSDTQLETIHGYVEVGQREGARLLTGGRRVTDGALARGFFYAPTIFDNVRPGMRIEQEEIFGPVTDLIEAADLEEAVRILNGVQYGLSASIFTRDVNTAMRAVDDIFTGIVYVNHGTIGAEVHLPFGGTKHTGNGHREGGSQVLDVFSEWKAVYIDYSGKLQRAQIDRD; this comes from the coding sequence ATGGCGACCGTGGCACCGCAGGTGTACCGCAACTACGTCAACGGGAAGTGGACCGACGCCCGCAGCGGGCAGACGATGACCTCGATCAACCCGGCCACCGGCGAGACGCTGGGCCTGGTGCCCCGCTCGGGACCCGAGGACGTCGCCGAGGCGGTGGCCGCAGCGAAGGCGGCCTTCGAGAAGTGGCGCAAGGTGCCGGCGCCGCGGCGGGCGGAGATCCTCTTCCGCGCCGCGGAAGAGCTGGTCCGGCGGAAGGAAGAGTTGGCCCGGCTGATGACCCAGGAGATGGGCAAGGTCCTGGCCGAGACCCGCGGCGACGTGCAGGAAGCGATCGACATGACCTACTTTATTGCCGGGGAAGGCCGGCGGCTGCACGGCTACACCACCCCGAGCGAGATGCCGAACAAGGCCGCCTACTGCATCCGCGTCCCGGTGGGGGTGGTGGGGGTGATCACCCCCTGGAACTTCCCGATGGCCATCCCCTCCTGGAAGATCGTCCCGGCGCTGCTGTGCGGCAACACCGTGGTCTTCAAGCCGGCCACCTACACGCCGCTGGTGGGGATCCGCTTCGCCCAGATCCTCAACGAGGCCGGGCTGCCCCCCGGCGTGCTCAACGTCGTCACCGGCAGCGGGGCCACCGTCGGCGACGCCATCGTCGAGCACCCGGACGTGGCCATCATCTCCTTCACCGGCTCCACCGCCACCGGGCTGGCCATGGCCGAGAAGTGCGCGCGGCTGGGCAAGCGCATCTCGCTGGAGATGGGCGGGAAGAACGCGGCGATCGTCATGGAGGACGCCGACTTGGACCTGGCCACCGACGCGCTGATCTGGAGCGCCTTCGGCACCACCGGCCAGCGCTGCACCGCCTGCAGCCGGATCATCGTCCAGCGGGGGGTCCGCAAGGAGCTCACGGACCGACTCGTCGCGCGCGCGCGGGCGCTGCGCCTGGGCGACGGGCTGGAGCCGACCACCGACGTGGGGCCGGTGGTCAGCGACACGCAGCTGGAGACCATCCACGGCTACGTCGAGGTGGGACAGCGGGAAGGGGCCCGGCTGCTCACCGGCGGCCGGCGCGTCACCGACGGGGCGCTGGCGCGGGGCTTCTTCTACGCCCCGACCATCTTCGACAACGTGCGGCCCGGCATGCGCATCGAGCAGGAGGAGATCTTCGGGCCGGTCACCGACCTGATCGAGGCCGCGGACCTGGAGGAGGCGGTGCGCATCCTGAACGGCGTGCAGTACGGGCTGTCCGCCTCCATCTTCACCCGCGACGTGAACACGGCGATGCGCGCCGTGGACGACATCTTCACCGGCATCGTCTACGTGAACCACGGGACGATCGGCGCCGAGGTGCACCTGCCCTTCGGCGGCACCAAGCACACCGGCAACGGCCACCGCGAGGGCGGCAGCCAGGTCCTGGACGTCTTCTCCGAGTGGAAGGCCGTCTACATCGACTACAGCGGAAAACTGCAGCGGGCGCAGATCGACAGGGACTGA
- a CDS encoding ABC transporter ATP-binding protein, protein MPNPLVVLRRVTKIYPRGIVALQEVDLEIGRGEFVAIVGPSGSGKSTLLHLVGGLDRPSSGEIRVGGMVLNGQRDLTLFRRRMVGFVFQSHHLIPVLTALENVELPMVALRLPPGIRRERAAHLLARVGLSHRMAHLPGDLSGGECQRVAVARALANDPALLLADEPTGELDSETGRAVVALLEELNREGRTVLLVTHNPQVAAAARREIELRDGRIARDVKKEAARFGPGLRV, encoded by the coding sequence ATGCCGAATCCGCTCGTCGTCCTCCGCCGGGTCACGAAAATCTATCCCCGCGGCATCGTGGCGCTGCAGGAGGTGGACCTCGAGATCGGCCGCGGGGAGTTCGTGGCGATCGTCGGGCCCTCGGGCAGCGGAAAGTCCACGCTGCTGCACCTGGTGGGCGGGCTGGACCGGCCGTCCTCGGGGGAGATCCGGGTCGGCGGCATGGTCCTGAACGGGCAGCGCGACCTCACCCTGTTCAGGCGGCGGATGGTGGGGTTCGTCTTCCAGTCGCACCATCTGATCCCCGTGCTCACGGCTCTGGAGAACGTCGAGCTGCCGATGGTCGCCCTGCGTCTGCCGCCGGGGATCCGGCGGGAGCGGGCCGCCCACCTCCTGGCCCGCGTCGGGTTGAGCCACCGGATGGCCCATCTACCCGGCGACCTCTCCGGCGGAGAGTGCCAGCGCGTGGCCGTGGCCCGGGCCCTGGCCAACGACCCCGCCCTGCTCCTGGCCGACGAGCCCACCGGAGAACTGGACAGCGAGACCGGCCGGGCCGTGGTCGCGCTGCTGGAGGAACTGAACCGGGAGGGGCGCACCGTCCTCCTCGTCACCCACAACCCGCAGGTGGCCGCCGCCGCGCGCCGGGAAATCGAGTTGCGCGACGGGCGCATCGCGCGCGACGTGAAGAAGGAGGCGGCCCGTTTCGGGCCGGGTCTGCGTGTCTAG
- a CDS encoding transcription termination/antitermination NusG family protein, which produces MDSFNVAASLQWFAVHTKPREEGRAARLLGLKGITTFLPRLLVSHRHGSRRWQAAEPLFPGYLFARFLSDAQVLSVVRWTPGVKYVLGDGRSPAPVPEDVVAYLQARAGESGVIVPQMRFRPGMRVRIRAGPLEFLEGIIDRPVPGRQRVRVLLELLRTVVSVEVDVDDLEEV; this is translated from the coding sequence ATGGACTCTTTCAATGTCGCGGCCTCGCTGCAGTGGTTTGCCGTACACACGAAGCCCCGCGAGGAGGGGCGCGCGGCCCGGCTCCTGGGTCTCAAGGGCATCACGACCTTCCTGCCCCGCCTGCTGGTGAGCCACCGCCACGGCTCCCGCCGCTGGCAGGCCGCCGAGCCGCTGTTCCCCGGGTATCTCTTCGCCAGATTCCTCTCCGACGCCCAGGTCCTCTCCGTCGTCCGCTGGACGCCCGGAGTGAAGTACGTGCTGGGCGACGGCAGGAGTCCGGCGCCGGTGCCCGAGGACGTCGTCGCCTACCTGCAGGCTCGGGCCGGCGAAAGCGGAGTCATCGTCCCTCAAATGCGGTTTCGTCCGGGAATGCGCGTGCGCATCCGCGCCGGGCCTCTCGAGTTCCTGGAAGGGATCATCGATCGCCCCGTCCCGGGCCGTCAGCGCGTCCGCGTGCTGCTCGAACTGCTGCGGACCGTCGTGTCGGTGGAGGTGGACGTCGACGATCTGGAAGAGGTCTGA
- a CDS encoding FtsX-like permease family protein — MVCRNLLRRKARTALTVAAVALSIGATVALLGISTGLVRQVAAVVSEAGSELTVVQRIPKGLTFGYVGTLPEAMVAELAATEGIARVGPVLFIPGALTRDVIFLIYGVEPGGLELRRARLLVGRTLREDDGSAVLLGARAAEGMGKGVGDSLEIAGKTLPIVGIYRTGVNLEDGGAMMSLRGAQETFGALGRVSLIKVKAADRARVEALRAAIERRYPEASVLTSEEFAADRLNLEAAVQAGWAVSLIAVLLSVFAVANTMAMSVLERAREIGILKAVGWGRGRIVLLFFGESLAQSAAGGLAGVGLGLAALRLLSKTYLTLPLPTAASPALLAGALALALAVGAVGGLLPSWRAARLDPVQAIRQL, encoded by the coding sequence GTGGTCTGCCGTAATCTGCTGCGCAGGAAAGCCCGGACCGCCCTGACCGTCGCCGCCGTGGCCCTGAGCATCGGGGCGACGGTGGCGCTGCTGGGGATCAGCACCGGGCTGGTGCGGCAGGTGGCCGCGGTGGTGTCGGAAGCGGGCAGCGAGCTCACGGTCGTGCAGCGCATCCCCAAGGGGCTGACCTTCGGCTACGTCGGCACGCTGCCCGAGGCGATGGTCGCGGAGCTGGCGGCGACGGAAGGCATTGCGCGGGTCGGCCCGGTGCTGTTCATCCCCGGCGCGCTGACGCGCGACGTCATCTTCCTCATCTACGGGGTCGAGCCCGGCGGACTCGAGTTGCGCCGGGCGCGGCTGCTGGTCGGCCGCACGCTGCGCGAGGACGACGGATCCGCCGTCCTCCTGGGGGCCCGGGCGGCGGAGGGGATGGGCAAGGGGGTAGGGGACAGCCTGGAGATCGCCGGCAAGACGCTGCCGATCGTCGGCATCTACCGGACGGGCGTCAACCTGGAGGACGGCGGGGCGATGATGAGCCTGCGCGGGGCGCAGGAAACCTTCGGCGCGCTGGGGCGGGTCTCGCTCATCAAGGTGAAGGCGGCCGATCGCGCCCGGGTGGAGGCGCTGCGGGCGGCCATCGAGCGCCGCTATCCCGAGGCCTCGGTCCTGACCTCGGAGGAGTTTGCCGCCGACCGCCTCAACCTGGAGGCGGCGGTGCAGGCCGGGTGGGCCGTCTCCCTCATCGCCGTCCTGCTGAGCGTCTTCGCCGTGGCCAACACCATGGCGATGAGCGTCCTGGAGCGCGCCCGGGAGATCGGGATCCTCAAAGCCGTGGGATGGGGCCGCGGCCGGATCGTCCTGCTGTTCTTCGGTGAGTCGCTGGCTCAAAGCGCCGCCGGCGGACTGGCCGGGGTGGGCCTGGGGCTGGCGGCGCTGCGCCTGCTGAGCAAGACCTACCTCACCCTGCCTCTCCCCACCGCGGCCAGCCCTGCGCTGCTGGCGGGAGCCCTGGCGCTCGCCCTGGCCGTGGGGGCCGTCGGCGGACTGCTGCCGTCCTGGCGCGCGGCGCGGCTCGATCCCGTGCAGGCGATCCGCCAGCTCTGA
- a CDS encoding zinc-binding dehydrogenase, producing MKAMVYTAHGGPEVIEAREVPEPAVGPNDVLVRVRAVALNHLDLWLRRGLPRLRLTFPHIAGADASGVVVRTGSAVRTVEEGQEVVIAPGISCGVCRACLAGEDNLCPRYSILGEHRPGALAEFVAVPEANILPKPPGLTFEEAAAVPLVFLTAWNMLVTNARVGFTDTVLLWGAGSGVGSAGLQIVKWFGARVIAVVGAAWKVERARQLGADEVIDHRRQDVLEEVRRLTAGRGVEVVFDHVGAATWETSIRALARGGRLVTCGATSGAEATTDIRYLFGRRLTIFGTWMGTKRELHQVMALVAQGRLRPVVHTVLPWEELARAEEILERAEQFGKVVLRLAT from the coding sequence GTGAAGGCCATGGTCTACACCGCGCACGGCGGACCGGAGGTGATCGAGGCCCGGGAGGTGCCCGAGCCCGCCGTGGGGCCCAACGACGTGCTGGTCCGCGTCCGGGCCGTGGCGCTCAACCACCTGGATCTGTGGCTGCGCCGGGGCCTCCCGCGCCTGCGGCTGACCTTCCCGCACATCGCCGGCGCCGACGCCTCCGGGGTCGTGGTCCGCACCGGCAGCGCGGTGAGGACGGTGGAGGAAGGGCAGGAGGTCGTGATCGCCCCCGGCATCAGCTGCGGCGTCTGCCGGGCCTGTTTGGCCGGCGAGGACAACCTTTGTCCCCGCTACTCCATCCTGGGCGAGCACCGCCCCGGGGCCCTCGCCGAGTTTGTGGCCGTGCCCGAGGCCAACATCCTGCCCAAGCCCCCGGGGCTGACCTTCGAGGAAGCCGCCGCCGTCCCCCTGGTCTTCCTCACGGCGTGGAACATGCTGGTCACCAACGCCCGCGTGGGGTTCACCGACACCGTCCTGTTGTGGGGTGCCGGCAGCGGCGTGGGCAGCGCCGGGCTGCAGATCGTCAAATGGTTCGGGGCGCGGGTCATCGCCGTCGTCGGCGCGGCGTGGAAGGTGGAGCGGGCCCGGCAGCTGGGCGCCGACGAGGTGATCGACCACCGCCGGCAGGACGTCCTCGAGGAGGTCCGCCGGCTCACCGCCGGCCGCGGGGTCGAGGTCGTCTTCGACCATGTGGGGGCGGCGACGTGGGAGACCTCGATCCGCGCCCTGGCCCGCGGGGGGCGCCTGGTCACCTGCGGGGCCACCAGCGGCGCCGAGGCGACCACCGACATCCGCTACCTCTTCGGCCGCCGGCTGACCATCTTCGGAACCTGGATGGGCACCAAGCGCGAGCTGCACCAGGTGATGGCCCTGGTCGCCCAAGGCCGGCTGCGCCCGGTGGTGCACACGGTGCTGCCGTGGGAGGAGCTGGCCCGGGCCGAGGAGATCCTGGAGCGCGCGGAACAGTTCGGCAAGGTGGTCCTCCGCCTGGCGACGTAA
- a CDS encoding type II toxin-antitoxin system Phd/YefM family antitoxin has translation MERVSMVEAKRDLSRLVNKAAYGHQPVVLTSRGRPKAVLVAHDDFQALLGERGGRLLRLGGRWQGTPPVSAQDLRRLRGELWGRLSR, from the coding sequence GTGGAGCGCGTCAGCATGGTGGAAGCCAAGCGGGACCTCTCGCGCCTGGTGAACAAGGCGGCCTACGGGCACCAGCCCGTGGTGCTGACCTCCCGGGGCCGGCCGAAGGCCGTGCTGGTGGCGCATGACGATTTCCAGGCGCTGCTGGGAGAGCGGGGGGGACGGCTCCTCCGGCTGGGCGGACGATGGCAGGGCACGCCGCCCGTCTCGGCCCAGGACCTGCGCCGCCTTCGGGGGGAGCTGTGGGGGAGGCTCTCCCGGTAG
- a CDS encoding molybdenum cofactor biosynthesis protein MoaE, with product MQISVRAFASYREAIGQKHVVLDIPPGATAAQVWELLQARFPALARLPRPVAFAVNDAYVGGDTVVRERDELVLIPPVSGGEGPAPHLALVEGPIDLAAVLEAVRHPQAGAVVLFLGTVRDNRRGARVDHLEYEAYETLALREMGRVAAEAAARWPVLRVAMVHRLGVLQVGEVSVAIAVSAPHRRDAFEAGRFAIDALKQTVPIWKKEVWEGGEVWVGSEPAG from the coding sequence GTGCAGATCTCCGTCCGCGCCTTCGCCTCCTACCGCGAGGCGATCGGGCAGAAGCACGTGGTCCTGGACATCCCTCCCGGCGCGACCGCCGCGCAGGTCTGGGAGCTGCTGCAGGCGCGCTTTCCGGCCCTGGCCCGCCTGCCCCGGCCCGTCGCCTTCGCCGTCAACGACGCCTATGTCGGGGGGGACACCGTCGTGCGGGAGCGCGACGAGCTGGTCTTGATCCCGCCCGTCAGCGGGGGCGAAGGCCCGGCGCCGCACCTGGCCCTGGTGGAGGGGCCCATCGACCTCGCCGCCGTGCTGGAGGCGGTGCGCCATCCTCAGGCCGGCGCCGTGGTGCTGTTCCTGGGCACGGTCCGCGACAACCGCCGCGGCGCGCGGGTCGATCACCTGGAATACGAGGCCTACGAGACGCTGGCCCTGCGGGAGATGGGGCGCGTGGCCGCGGAGGCCGCGGCGCGGTGGCCGGTGCTGCGCGTGGCGATGGTCCACCGGCTGGGCGTGCTGCAGGTCGGCGAGGTCAGCGTGGCCATCGCCGTCTCCGCCCCGCACCGCAGGGACGCCTTCGAGGCGGGACGGTTCGCCATCGACGCCCTCAAGCAGACGGTCCCGATCTGGAAGAAGGAAGTCTGGGAGGGCGGCGAAGTCTGGGTGGGCTCCGAGCCGGCCGGCTAG
- a CDS encoding DUF971 domain-containing protein, with protein MAVPVELGSVTDSRFWIVWSDGHRSTYTWQRLRLACPCARCKGEWGERPDGPTEAQIPATIRAMRISRVGAYALRFSWMDGHDTGLYPFPLLRHELCECEECTARRAGASRPD; from the coding sequence ATGGCCGTCCCCGTCGAACTCGGCAGCGTGACCGACAGCCGGTTCTGGATCGTCTGGTCCGACGGCCACCGCTCGACCTACACCTGGCAGCGCCTGCGCCTGGCCTGCCCCTGTGCGCGCTGCAAGGGTGAGTGGGGCGAGCGGCCGGATGGGCCCACCGAGGCCCAGATCCCGGCGACGATCCGGGCGATGCGCATCAGCCGGGTCGGGGCCTACGCCCTGCGCTTCTCGTGGATGGACGGTCACGACACCGGGCTGTATCCCTTCCCCCTGCTGCGCCACGAGCTCTGCGAGTGCGAGGAGTGCACCGCCCGGCGCGCCGGCGCCTCGCGCCCCGATTGA